The following coding sequences are from one Ooceraea biroi isolate clonal line C1 chromosome 5, Obir_v5.4, whole genome shotgun sequence window:
- the LOC105279304 gene encoding synaptotagmin-10 isoform X2 — protein sequence MGVVKTASESILEETVVPSEEANYSLQGHAEEWSETFPYQFLIGAGVALVGLVLLAAVSFHCSSTWRWLMSKTRHENIEDTETDQAQQNAIRISHSLPDLQSEPITHEYEYVQEQKENKKVLRQTTLPIVPMRHQSFQRQLSHRLDLPNIKFCICSLENRSDSSLGLIKPELYKKELVRQESAESSSTTEMEYAGKLHFALRYDKEIEGLIVKVLEARELPIKDVTGSSDPYIKLYLLPDRKKKFQTKVHRKNLNPIFNETFIFSVSYEELRERYLQFSVYDFDRFSRHDLIGQVVLKGLLECTDLEQEIEYTMDILCALQEKVDLGELMLSLCYLPTAGRLTLTVVKARNLKAMDITGKSDPYVKVYLLCQGKRIKKKKTTVKKNTLYPVYNEALVFDVPANNIEDVSLIVKVIDYDRIGSNELMGCTAIGSSFIGIGRDHWLEMLDNPRKPVAQWYPLMETVSGHIPAVDSEPLPVSLSCLNSR from the exons AGGAATGGAGCGAGACCTTCCCCTATCAGTTTCTGATAGGGGCAGGGGTGGCCCTCGTCGGCCTGGTTCTCCTGGCGGCGGTGAGCTTCCACTGCTCCTCCACCTGGCGATGGCTGATGAGCAAGACACGGCACGAGAACATCGAGGACACCGAGACCGATCAGGCTCAGCAGAACGCGATCCGCATCAGTCATTCCCTGCCGGATCTCCAATCGGAACCGATCACTCACGAGTACGAGTATGTCCAGGAGCAGAAGGAGAACAAGAAG GTGCTGCGTCAGACCACTCTGCCGATCGTGCCGATGCGACACCAGAGCTTCCAACGCCAATTATCGCATCGACTCGATCTGCCAAACATCAAGTTCTGCATCTGCAGCCTGGAGAATCGCAGCGATTCCAGCCTCGGTCTGATCAAG CCGGAATTGTATAAGAAGGAGTTGGTGAGGCAAGAGAGTGCGGAAAGCTCCAGTACAACAGAAATGGAATATGCTGGCAAACTACATTTCGCTCTTCGCTACGACAAGGAGATCGAAGGGCTCATCGTCAAA GTTCTGGAAGCACGCGAGTTGCCGATAAAGGATGTGACGGGCAGCAGTGATCCGTACATCAAGTTATACCTGTTGCCGgacagaaagaagaaattccaGACGAAAGTGCATCGAAAGAACCTAAATCCAATATTCAACGAGACATTCATCTTTAG CGTGTCATACGAGGAACTAAGGGAGCGTTACCTGCAATTCTCGGTTTACGATTTTGACCGGTTCTCACGTCACGATCTCATTGGACAAGTGGTGCTTAAAGGCCTCTTGGAGTGCACCGATCTCGAGCAAGAGATCGAATACACGATGGACATTCTCTGCGCGTTACAG GAGAAAGTGGATCTAGGAGAGTTGATGTTATCGCTGTGCTATCTGCCGACAGCTGGTCGGCTAACGTTAACCGTGGTCAAAGCCAGGAATCTTAAAGCGATGGATATAACGGGCAAATCGG ATCCGTACGTGAAAGTTTACCTGCTGTGCCAGGGTAAGCgaataaagaagaagaagactaCGGTGAAAAAGAACACTCTATACCCTGTCTACAATGAGGCGTTGGTCTTTGATGTTCCTGCGAACAACATCGAGGACGTCAGTCTCATAGTGAAAGTAATCGATTACGACAG AATTGGATCGAATGAGCTGATGGGATGCACGGCAATCGGCTCGAGCTTCATTGGGATCGGCCGGGACCACTGGCTGGAGATGCTGGACAACCCCAGGAAACCGGTGGCGCAATGGTACCCGCTGATGGAAACCGTGTCCGGCCATATTCCGGCAGTGGATTCGGAGCCGCTTCCGGTGAGCCTGAGCTGCTTGAACAGCAGGTAA